The nucleotide sequence TTGATACCGTCTACTATGATTTTACAGGATAGATACAGATGGCACAGGCTCATTGAACTACTATCATGTGAGTGATGTGAACCTTGTGCTGGAGCAGCTAAAGTCATGCAGTAGTTTCTATAGTGGCGTAATAAGGGCAATTAAAAAACACTGGGATATCTCTGCTGGGCCAATAAGGACAATCAGCAGTGTGAACTCGCAAATGTCTTCATTTTTGGATAAGTCAGCCAAAGGAGTGATTTCTTCTATTGATGGGTTTAAGGCTCCTCCACCAGCTTCAGAAAAACAGACAACATctggtgttaaaaaaaaacaggaaaaaacaCCCATCAATGGATTTTCACATAATCATGGTCATAGGACTCGTCGGAAGATTTCAGATTCAGCTACTGGGCTAGATAATCGTAATATGAGTTCTGAAGGATCTGCTGAAACTGTACAAAATGGTTCGGATGTCCAGAGACTTCATGAGCCAGCATCATCAAGCATTTTGGATATCTTAAAAGAGCCAAATATGAATATCCATCTGTCGCCCGATAATTTGGCTAGAATAAACACACGGAAGGGAATTAGACCGGTTGTGCAGTGTGAAACTGGCTACAGAAACCATTACATATTTGCTCAGATGACTACATCAGTTTATGAAGAGATGACACGTAAGTCACCAATCCGTACCAATGATATGAGATCTGATGAAGAAATAGCTTCTACCCAGGTGAAGACTATTTTGATGAAAACCACAAAATTTCAATGGCGAAACATCCAAAGCCTCTACCTAGATGCGTGGAAAGAAAAATGTGGATGGTGTCATTCCTGCAAAAGTTCTTCTGAGGTTGCCGGTAGTGAGAcaaattgtttgtttaattcGAGTCTTGGGGATTTACGGGGTCTTTCGGGAAGTGAAGTAGATAACATTGAATCCATTGAGAAGAACAGTCATCTTTTGGCCATCATATGCCAGATACTTTCCATGGAAAGTCGATTGCAGGGACTTTTGGTAGGTCCATGGTTGAATCCTCAGCACTCCATCATTTGGCGTGAACACATTCTGAAGGCATCAAATATCTCAAGCTTGAAACATCTATTGGTTGAAGTAAGTTTTTTAACAAGTTTCTTCCTCCCACAGCATTCACTTTGCATTGGCATATAGGATTGTTTCTGAGTTGAACCATTGTATTGGCAAAAGCTCAAATATCTGAACAACCACACTAACTTGCCCATGTGAAGCTGTCATATCCTAATTTCTTCATCATGATCCTCTGCTGTGTAGAACTTTAGTTTTGGTGTATTCTTCCTACTTGAAAAGCTTGCAATAATCAATCTCTGCTTACCTTTTTATATCTTAGGCAGGAATGTTGAATGTTTTGTTACTTCTCCACTTTCTTACGACTTAACTATCTTCAAAAGCTTTTTAGTATGAACTCTTGAGCACCTGATTTTTGTGTAATGCATTAGTGCTAAGTTTGGGGTACATCAGTTTTCGTTTCCTaatggaagattttgttaattACTCTTTGCACAGTTAGAGGCAAATTTGCATCATCGTGTACTTTCACTTGAGTGGCTACACCATGTCGACGCTGGTGTAGTAATGGGCTCAGCTATACATATTCTTATTGCTTCAACACGATCATGGTCAAAGACTGCTGTTGGTAAAAGAAGGGGGTCATTGTTGGAGTCTGGGGTTAACCCTACTGCGAAGAAAAATGGTGGATTGACCATGTGTTGGTGGAGAGGTGGGCAAATTTCTCGGCGGTTATTCAACTGGAAGGTTTTGCCTCGCTCTTTAATCTCTAAGGCTGCTAGACAAGGTTtgcattttctcttttgttcttacTTTCGCGTTTGTTCTTCTACCatctttaacaaatattttgttcctGTGACTTCTATTTAGTTGTTTTCATTCTCCATGCACTCTATACTGTGCAGGTGGAAGTATGACTATTCCAGGAGTATTTTATCCTGAGAATTCAGAGTCCGCTAAGAGAAGCCGACGTGTTGCGTGGGAAGCAGCTGTTGAGTCATCTACAACTTCAGAGCAGCTAGGTTTGCAGGTAATACAAACTTGGTCAAACTGAATGTAATTCTTCTCTCGCAGTTTTCGAGGGTATATGGGTAATACACGTCGTGATGCGAATTTCTGTTTCCATTTTATCTACGCATGAATGTTATTGGTGTCAAATCCAATAATGTTTTGAGTTTGTCAATCATCCATATGATTTACTGTCACTTGGATTGTTACTGACTTTTGCAGTTTTTGTACCTTGAATATGTGTCTTGCACCAGTGCTTTCTTTAAATATGTCTGCTTGTGGGATTCTTCTTCAGCTAACAATTTTGTGATTACAGGTAAGGATACTCCAATCTTACATAAAGTGGGATGATATTGAAAATAGTCATCTTCTTCCTACATTGGACAAAGATTCCAGAAAATCTGCCAGGCTATTCAAAAAAGCGATTGTCCGTAGGAAGTGCACAGAGGAAGAAAATGTGAAATATCTCCTTGACTTTGGTAAGAGGAGAAATATTCCGGATGTTGTGTCGAAGAATGGTTGCATGGTTGAAGAATCCTCGAGTGGAAGAAAAAAGTTCTGGCTGAATGAATCACATGTGCCTTTACATCTTGTGAAAGGATTTGAAGAGAAAAAAGCTGTACGGAAAACTAACAAGCCAGGAGGCTCTTTCAGACACTCTAAGATAGACAAAGTAAAGAAAAGGTCATCAGAGGGAAAAGGATTCTCATACCTATTTGAAAGGGCAGAAAGATCTGAATCCTCTTTGTGCGAGCAATGTAAGAAAGATGTGTCTTTGAGGTATGTACCTATCAGTCTATCACATCCTATCGTGAGTAACCTTTATTGTCAATTGGCTCTGTTAGGAACCTAGTAGCATGACGTACAGAACAaatcttttcgttttctttgtgtttgttgagtaatgatcttttttttaactgtttttaTGGTATCTGTTTTTCTTTGATGACAGTGAAACTGCAAGCTGCCACATCTGCAAAAGTGAGTTccttttcttgttatttttgttgaagattttttttttctgcaaaaccTATGCTTGTGTAGGTAATCTGATAAGAACCTAGCCATACTTAACACAAACCGAACTCCCACAAGACATAGGTGGAAGGAACTATTAGTCTTAAAACCCGACCTGCCTGATCTAACCTGGAAGAAAATTCAGTCTAGGATAGCTTATGTCACCGGTTCAGTgactctttaatttatttattaaaatttgaaaaaactattataaatttCATAACTGATTGAAACATCCACCTGggaaaacaataaaaaggatattttcttgaattgaaaataattaaataagtgTTTCTTCAGTTTTATGCACAAGATGgcaagaaaaaattaaaacattttcgACGTATTGACCTGTGGTACAGACGGTTAACCCAAGGGAAATCCAGTTTACTAGTAAATGTGATCCCCTTTAGAGTTTAGACAATGAAAGTTTACTCCGGTAACTTGAGAGTGAGGGTGCCCTTAGAATTGTAAGCACTAGTTAGACTCATTCCTATGAAGGGGAAACTCCCTAACATGATCGTTCATAGAAACTagttttgtattgattttttttttgatcaaatttcAGGAGTATTTCACAAAAAGCATATCAGGAGGGCAGAGAAGGTGGGCATGTACGTCTGTCTTCCATGCAAAAGTGAAGTGCTAGCAAAAGAACAACCCATCGTACGAAAAAGAGGGCGGCCCCCAGGGAGTTTCcgaaaaaaaattggagttcAGACACAAAAGCGTAAAAAGGTCATCATACCTGCTCGCAAATCACCTCGGCTAAAGAAGACCAAGACCTCAACGGCAGAGAGAATTGCCATAAGGTTAAAGAATCATAAAAAGGTTGTTGCAAGCAAACCATTGCGACGTTCTGGCAGGCAATCGAAGCATGTTATTCGGCTGCAGGATGAAAGTAAAGTTCCTGGAGTGAGTAAGAAACGGAAACTTGAAACCAAAAGAGGCAGAGGGAGACCGAAGAAAGTAAAACAAGAGATCTCCATCAGAAAGGAGAGAACAGAAAGGTGCTTGAGCTATTGGTTGAATGGGCTCCGGTTGTCCAGAAAGGCTGGTGATGAACGTGTCAATAAGTTCCGGAGAGATAGATATCATATTCCCTCGGAGAACTCTGACTCTAATCATCATCAACCTAAGTGTCACTTATGTGGCTCGattgaatctgaatctgaatctggaTTAACTTTCATTGCTTGCGAAACCTGTGGAGGTAATCCattttcttatcttcttttggTTCTGGTTTCTTTTCGTTGCTttagcttttgtttgtttttttaatgtctgTAGAATGGTACCACGGAGATGCTTATGGGCTTAACGAGATGAATTCAAGTATGGTGATTGGATTCCGGTGTCATCTCTGTCGCANTTATAGTATTATTACTTTCCGGGGGTTACTGGTCTCAACGGGGAAATACTGTTCTACAAGAGGCTTGATGGCTCTTGAAATTTCTTCCTCTGAAGGGTAACACGATACTTCAATTGGTAGAAGTCTTAGGATGAACCTAAGCAACAcaagttatattaacaaaaaccCGATAACGACACTNGTCATCTCTGTCGCAAACAGTCTTCTCCCATCTGTCCACATATGAGATCTACTACATCCCCTGTTGAATCCTAAGCTGTGAATTTGGTTAAGAATGATAGAATATTCTTAGGCTCTGGGGTTCAACACGAAGAATCAGACAGGGCACGGTGTAAATTACGAGATGTCTATACAATTATGGGTGAAGAGTACGAGTAGAGAGAGAATTAAGGAGAAACAGGAAACAGAGGAGGGTACATTTTGGTGGAAGCATGAAGCNGCAGCAGAAGTCATTGCATGCTGTGCAATATCTTTGGGACTTGGGTCACCATCTCTCCTTTTCATTTGGATGAATACAAGACCGTTGCAACCCGGATCTAACTTCATAAACCGTCTCTGTTGAAGAAAGATAACAGGAGTCTTATAATCCACATGCAGAGAGATTAAAACATAGACTTGAACAATTATGTCATGAGAGCTCANATATGTAGAATCCATTTTCTATCAAAATCCATTGGTAGTGGTGTTGTTAACTCGTATTAGCGTACAATGGTAGAATCAATCTTCTATCAAAATGTTCTGCATGCTGACTATGAAAGTTCTCTCTACTTagcttattttga is from Camelina sativa cultivar DH55 chromosome 20, Cs, whole genome shotgun sequence and encodes:
- the LOC104769480 gene encoding DDT domain-containing protein PTM-like — protein: MELVGKVVKKEIQGIGFCSGTVRSRDSSGFFEIVYENGVTEISELAEVVSLVMGEEDKSQEISVPVKKRVGRKPKKKRSRVARMKEIKRGSSGLNEVNVDLNEGVKEVDSGVSDVNLRGNVDLNCGPVETLGRTWDSVTDLNRKVPESNTGFDLSTGLDLNPNDGLGLINVNIDYEENCSDQKRRYIDLNVDASCDLDNAGVFDLNAPKREGGFDLNVEVDVENIKDDECIQVNEEIMKDENGVQETGEYKEVHVAEVSSAQLLEEIQKQNIVQLQDLNTPKSNGAEKDHDLPEHDSKTVDESLSDIGNSDEYTSGRRKRRKGAENPKFTSQPRLRRSARKRLARSPVSSTVTACLVDEVSPSPSVSSLTEEKTWIADGKTENISVLPPKPQLPPSSHLLNLDGLPILDVFTAYSCLRSFSTLLFLSPFELKDFVEALRCTSPSLLFDSIHVAVLQILRKYLKQLAAEGDSSAASCLRSLDWETLDLVTYPLFVVEYLLLSGTKDNPGLDLTQSEFFRNEYFRQPTNLKIEILSRLCDDMTDAEVVKSELNKRSFAVEFEMELDRKTNTEMRRRKRAMMELADDLSLNNGVTDTSFDRNSDDCCFCKMDGSLLCCDGCPAAYHSKCVGLASHLLPEGDWYCPECAFDRRVPGLKPEKQIRGAEFIEIDPHGRKYYSSCGYLLVIDTDGTGSLNYYHVSDVNLVLEQLKSCSSFYSGVIRAIKKHWDISAGPIRTISSVNSQMSSFLDKSAKGVISSIDGFKAPPPASEKQTTSGVKKKQEKTPINGFSHNHGHRTRRKISDSATGLDNRNMSSEGSAETVQNGSDVQRLHEPASSSILDILKEPNMNIHLSPDNLARINTRKGIRPVVQCETGYRNHYIFAQMTTSVYEEMTRKSPIRTNDMRSDEEIASTQVKTILMKTTKFQWRNIQSLYLDAWKEKCGWCHSCKSSSEVAGSETNCLFNSSLGDLRGLSGSEVDNIESIEKNSHLLAIICQILSMESRLQGLLVGPWLNPQHSIIWREHILKASNISSLKHLLVELEANLHHRVLSLEWLHHVDAGVVMGSAIHILIASTRSWSKTAVGKRRGSLLESGVNPTAKKNGGLTMCWWRGGQISRRLFNWKVLPRSLISKAARQGGSMTIPGVFYPENSESAKRSRRVAWEAAVESSTTSEQLGLQVRILQSYIKWDDIENSHLLPTLDKDSRKSARLFKKAIVRRKCTEEENVKYLLDFGKRRNIPDVVSKNGCMVEESSSGRKKFWLNESHVPLHLVKGFEEKKAVRKTNKPGGSFRHSKIDKVKKRSSEGKGFSYLFERAERSESSLCEQCKKDVSLSETASCHICKRVFHKKHIRRAEKVGMYVCLPCKSEVLAKEQPIVRKRGRPPGSFRKKIGVQTQKRKKVIIPARKSPRLKKTKTSTAERIAIRLKNHKKVVASKPLRRSGRQSKHVIRLQDESKVPGVSKKRKLETKRGRGRPKKVKQEISIRKERTERCLSYWLNGLRLSRKAGDERVNKFRRDRYHIPSENSDSNHHQPKCHLCGSIESESESGLTFIACETCGEWYHGDAYGLNEMNSSMVIGFRCHLCRKQSSPICPHMRSTTSPVES